Genomic segment of bacterium:
AAGAACTTCTATCGAGGACCTTCGATTCGGGCCGAATACAATGGGTTAATCAACTGTCAACATCCAAATATTGCAGACTTTTAACGAACATTTTCAGCTTCCTCTCATCCAGCCGGCCGTCCGTTCTGACTCCGCTGCAAACATCCACACCGAAAGGCTCGACCAAGCGAACGGCTTCGGCCACGTTGTCGGGATTCAATCCCCCCGCCAGAAAAACCGGAACCTGAGACCGGGTCCGGATTTCGCGACTGATTTCCCAGTTGTGAGTCCGGCCCGTACCGCCAAGTTTTTTGACCGCCAGGGTCGGATTGCCTGAATCCAGCAAGAGTGCGTTGATATGCGGTGCCGCGGACAACGCTTCCTCGACCGCCTCCGATCCCGTGACATGAATCACCTGAACCAGCGCGATCCCCGGCAATGCCTCGCGCAGCTCGTGATAAGTCCCGTCCGCCGGCCGGTCGCAAAG
This window contains:
- a CDS encoding phosphoribosylanthranilate isomerase — protein: MIPRIKICCISSVEEAHLAVRSGAAALGLVSDMPSGPGVIPEPLIAEIARVVPPGVSSFLLTAKQRADEIIAQHRRCRTSVIQLCDRPADGTYHELREALPGIALVQVIHVTGSEAVEEALSAAPHINALLLDSGNPTLAVKKLGGTGRTHNWEISREIRTRSQVPVFLAGGLNPDNVAEAVRLVEPFGVDVCSGVRTDGRLDERKLKMFVKSLQYLDVDS